Proteins from one Mycobacterium adipatum genomic window:
- a CDS encoding arylsulfatase codes for MAAEFHGKIALDIRDSEPDWGPYAAPVAPADAPNVLYLVWDDIGIATWDCFGGLVEMPAMRRIADKGVRLSQFHTTALCSPTRAALLTGRNATTVGMAIVEEFTEGFPGINGRIPNETALISEVLAEHGYSTSCVGKWHLTPLEESNLAATRRHWPLSRGFDRFYGFMGGETDQWYPELIYDGHPVEAPATPEEGYHLSKDIADRAIEFIRDSTMIAPDKPWFSYVCPGAGHAPHHVFKEWADKYAGTFDMGYERYREIVLENQKRMGIVPPDTELSPVNPYGDVTGLDGQPWPEQDTVRPWDSLSDEEKKLFARMAEVFAGFLSYTDAQIGRILDYLEQSGQLDNTIIVVISDNGASGEGGPNGSVNEGKFFNGYIDTVEDSMRFFDELGGPTTYGHYPIGWAMAFNTPYKLYKRYASHEGGIADAAIISWPAGLSAHGEIRDNYVNVCDITPTVYDLLGIVAPPTVKGIPQKPLDGISFKVALDDPDAPTGKETQFYTMLGTRGIWHRGWFASAVHPAAPSGWSHFDQDRWELFHLDADRSQCHDVAADHPDKLAEMQALWLSEAEKYNGIPLSDLGVFEMITRWRPSLAGDRTSYVYYPHTAPVAVGGCVNIAGRSFSVLAEVTIDSDDVRGVLFKQGAGHGGYVLYIDEGRLQFVYNFFGEEEQHVGVTEPLATGAHVVGVGFARTGTVDGSHTPVGDVTLYVDGAAVAARADVKAHPVMFGLAGGGVSVGRNAGQPVSTAYRAPFEFTGGTIGRIVVDVSGAAYPDAERELARAFARD; via the coding sequence ATGCGCCGCATCGCGGACAAGGGTGTGCGGCTGTCACAGTTCCACACCACCGCGCTGTGTTCCCCGACCCGCGCGGCGCTGCTGACCGGCCGCAACGCCACCACGGTCGGGATGGCCATCGTCGAAGAGTTCACCGAGGGTTTCCCCGGTATCAACGGCCGGATCCCCAATGAAACGGCGCTGATCTCGGAGGTGCTGGCCGAGCACGGCTACAGCACCTCGTGCGTGGGCAAGTGGCATTTGACACCGCTGGAAGAGTCCAATCTGGCTGCCACCCGCAGGCATTGGCCGTTGTCCCGTGGCTTCGACCGGTTCTACGGCTTCATGGGTGGCGAAACCGACCAGTGGTACCCGGAGCTGATCTACGACGGGCATCCCGTCGAGGCGCCCGCCACCCCCGAGGAGGGCTACCACCTCTCCAAGGACATCGCGGACCGGGCAATCGAGTTCATCCGTGATTCGACGATGATCGCCCCCGACAAGCCGTGGTTCTCCTATGTCTGCCCCGGCGCCGGACACGCGCCCCATCACGTGTTCAAGGAGTGGGCCGACAAATACGCCGGCACCTTCGACATGGGGTACGAGCGGTACCGGGAGATCGTGCTGGAGAACCAGAAGCGGATGGGTATCGTGCCGCCGGATACCGAACTGTCACCGGTCAATCCCTACGGCGACGTCACGGGGCTGGACGGACAGCCCTGGCCCGAGCAGGACACCGTGCGTCCGTGGGATTCGCTGAGCGACGAAGAGAAGAAGCTGTTCGCCCGCATGGCCGAGGTGTTCGCCGGCTTCCTGTCCTATACCGACGCTCAGATCGGCCGCATTCTCGACTATCTCGAGCAGTCCGGCCAGCTGGACAACACGATCATCGTGGTGATCAGCGACAACGGGGCAAGCGGTGAGGGCGGGCCGAACGGCTCGGTCAACGAAGGCAAGTTCTTCAACGGGTACATCGACACGGTCGAGGACAGCATGCGCTTCTTCGACGAGCTGGGCGGCCCCACCACCTACGGCCATTACCCGATCGGCTGGGCGATGGCGTTCAACACCCCTTACAAGCTCTACAAGCGGTACGCCTCGCATGAGGGTGGCATTGCCGACGCGGCGATCATCTCTTGGCCCGCAGGGCTTTCCGCGCATGGGGAGATCCGAGACAACTATGTCAATGTCTGCGACATCACCCCGACCGTGTACGACCTGCTGGGCATCGTCGCGCCCCCGACCGTGAAGGGCATTCCGCAGAAGCCGCTCGATGGCATCAGTTTCAAAGTGGCCCTTGATGATCCGGACGCACCGACCGGAAAGGAGACCCAGTTCTACACGATGCTGGGGACCAGGGGAATCTGGCATCGGGGCTGGTTCGCCAGCGCTGTGCACCCCGCCGCTCCGTCGGGATGGTCGCATTTCGACCAGGACCGCTGGGAGCTCTTCCACCTCGACGCCGACCGCAGCCAGTGCCACGATGTGGCCGCAGACCACCCGGACAAGCTCGCCGAGATGCAGGCGTTGTGGCTTTCGGAAGCCGAGAAGTACAACGGGATACCGCTGTCCGACCTCGGGGTGTTCGAGATGATCACCCGCTGGCGTCCGTCGCTGGCCGGTGACCGGACGAGCTACGTCTACTATCCGCACACCGCTCCTGTCGCGGTCGGCGGTTGCGTCAACATCGCGGGACGCTCGTTCTCGGTGCTGGCCGAGGTCACCATCGACAGCGACGACGTGCGGGGCGTGTTGTTCAAGCAGGGCGCCGGACACGGTGGCTACGTGCTCTACATCGACGAGGGCCGGCTGCAGTTCGTATACAACTTCTTCGGCGAGGAAGAACAACACGTGGGCGTCACCGAACCGCTGGCGACCGGCGCGCATGTGGTCGGCGTCGGCTTTGCGCGGACCGGCACCGTGGACGGTAGCCACACCCCGGTCGGCGATGTCACGCTCTACGTGGACGGCGCCGCCGTGGCCGCCCGTGCGGACGTGAAGGCCCATCCGGTGATGTTCGGCCTGGCCGGTGGCGGGGTCAGTGTGGGACGCAACGCGGGTCAACCCGTGTCCACTGCCTACCGGGCGCCGTTCGAGTTCACCGGCGGCACGATCGGCCGCATCGTGGTCGATGTGTCGGGTGCGGCGTACCCTGATGCCGAGCGCGAACTCGCGCGGGCGTTCGCGAGGGACTGA